The Aspergillus flavus chromosome 2, complete sequence region CCGAGATGCAGGCTCGCCATGACACTTTTAACCCTACACTCGAAACCCTCTTAAACTTCGGCACCTTTATGTACCTCGGGGCCGTCATGCCGTGGGAACAATTTCATATGCCCCACGACACTGGGATCACACTTCCGCGACTATTCGGCTTGGGCTTTTTGATTCTAGTCCTTCGTCGGATCCCAACAATCCTCCTTGGATACCGATTCATACCTGCCGTCTGCCATGACTGGACTGAGGCTTTGTTCATGGGTTACTTTGGCCCGATCGGTAAGTGTACCCCGACCTTTACCTCCAATGCTGACCCTAGAAGCTAACTCTTTCTTCAATGACCAGGTATCGGCGCAATCTCATACGTAGAATATGCCCGTCGACTCTTTCCCGATTCAGGAGAAAGCGACAATGAGATCAATAACCTAACCGCAGCAATGATACCTGGTGAGTGAACCAAGCTCTGCTAGAGGAAACAATCCCTAATGGAAAGCAAGTCGTATACTGGCTCGTCCTTTTTTCTATCCTCGTTCACGGACTATCAGTCCCTATCCTTAACGCATTGTACAAACTCTGCAACGTCCCGTGCATATGCGACCACCCCGTGGAAGTCCTCCTTCTCTCAGATAACGAGCCCCTCCCCAACAACAGCACGGCAAATCGCGCACGACACTCAGTAATGGTCAACAACCGCTTCTCCCGACCCCCCGATAGTGATGACGGGACAGACGACGGCCAACCAGAAGACGACACAGCCGCAATCCTCAGAAGAAGCGAAGACAGCGCCAGCACAGACAATGACCGACCGGAGTCCCGGAACACAATACAGATGATAGACCGAGCAGTTGATACAAgagatatagtatagaaagaCATAGATAGCATGGTATTACACAATCTACAGAAATTAACCTACGCACGATCACTCAAACCAGTACGTGAAGAATAAACAGGCAATATTATTCACTCATCAACGAATTCATatctcatcatcaatcatcAAATATGTCTTAACGCATATCCACTGACTAAACTCCACCGATAACATCCGGCTCTCATAACACTCAATATGACCCCTTAAACAGGGCAAGTCTAAACCCCACCACCATCAGCATCCGCTCAAACCCCAAGAACAGGAAAACAACCATACCTTTCCACAAGAGACACAGGTCTTGGCCTGACCAGGAATGGGGGCGTCACAGGCAGGGCAAGTAGAGTGAGGCATTTTGATTGTAGATCGATAGCGATAGCACTCGAGATAGACAGAAACTACATACAACACAAATCCAACATTAGCGTCTCACTCCCCAAACAAAAAGCCCCTTAATTAACATAACACAGAGGTATGATAATCTTACCGAGCtaggttgttgttgctggggACCTTGTGTAGAAAAATCAGGGAATGAGTAGGAAAGTGAAGAAAGTGAGAAAAAGTGAGTAATGGGAAATAGGCGAGTGGTGATTTGAAACCTGAATTTACCCCGCCGTGCGTTGGGTTGTGCTTTTGTGTTGCCCCGCTTTTGGGTGGTGTGAGCCTATCACGAGGTTGGACAACGCATAGTTTGGGTTGTTATTTGTTGGGTTTGAGTGTGGTCGGCTGGAGGGTTTCTGGGAGTTGGTAGGTTGGTTTGAGTCTGTGGAGGACTTTTGCTGTTGAGGGGTTGGGGTGTTTCTGTGGTGGTTGGATTGTAGTTTGGTTTAtcagatatataatttcatGGTTTCATGGTGGGGGTTGATGGTTCTTTGCCTTATCGCTTATTAAACAGAGGGTTTTAAGTTAATCTgttctgaagaagaaaagaaaataagtaATACTATTGTATTCTACTTAAAACTGGTAGACATATAATCTGCTATATACTCTTCCTTGTCTAATTAAGAATATCATCCTCAGGTAACACCAAGGATATAGTTCAGAATGTAAACAGATTACTTATCCAGGAAACCACTTAGCCCACCTGGGTACCTCGATCTAAACCGACCAGTTGTTTGGTACAACAATGAATAGCACAGTCCCTCTCAGTTCAAGGATTATCTAGTGCTCAGAATTACTGACCTGTCCATGTGATCGGTTACATTCGCCACCAGGCGCCCTATCAAGGTCCCGATCCGGATATATCTTTTACATCTTTAGATACTCTCGGGAGGATTAGGATCGAACACGGACAATGAAGCCGATCCTTGTTTTCGGATCGGGATTGGCATCCTTCGGGATGCGTGTATCGTAAAATTCTCGTGGATGAGATACAGGGGTACTGAGGGGTGATCTTATTGGGAGGATTTTACGTTTGTTGATAATGGATGACAGTATCCTTTTCCGTAGGATTTGATTGGTGCATCGAATAATGCATGTGATAATACACTAAAGACTGGATCGAAGATACATGTCTTGAAATGATTAGAGAAGCATCATTAGTGCATCATGTAAGTTTGGACGCCGGCTAGTGAGCTGTTCTTCATAGAAATGTGTTTGGACATATATCATAACGATAAAGGACAAATGAATACATATCATTACTCATTACACAGGTCGTAAAGTTCACAATAGCACTGCTGGGTATCTGGGCATCTAGATCGAGTCAGCTCATTTCGAACAACACGAAGCACGGATGATGCTCACGAGACTGGGTCCTCTAAGAACACCATATGCCACAGCATTTCGAACACTGAGCCAACGGTAAAGTTATCCAGGCTCGTAGAAAAAGCCCAATCCCGCATGCGTACATAGTCCTCCCGTCGTCGCTGGTGGATCCGTTCTTTAGTGAGAGCGAATTGACCACAGCACACTCCACCGATCTCCTTTGGTACAGTTTCAATTGATGTGTTGAAAAGTTCGGTGTAGATCGTGGTAAAGTTACGGTATACAATGCTTGAGCTTGACAGGAGCTCAGGATCGAAAGGACGAACTGCGGTTGGACAGCCCGGACGATGCTGGCAACGAAGATTCACATATCCTTTCTGCTTTACTGTGTCAAGGCGCAGCATAGATAGGACATTAGACGAATTGGTGTCGCCAACGTCATTATGCCATTGTGTGGCTGATGCGTGCATAAAAACTGTGATATCAGTCAAGGTATCGTAATTGTCAATAATATGCGTTAAATACGCCATGCCCTCGCGCCCTTTATTCTCCGGAACCGGAAAGTATCCAGGCTCATTATCAGCAGTGTAGATATATGGTATCCATCTGGGTCACAAGCTATCAGTTCAGGTTCCGGCAATGGTGAATAGTTATTGCTAACTGAGGCTGAAGATCATCCACCCAGGACACATTTTCTTCTCGCACTTTAGCCAAAACCAGTGCTTTGGATATTGTCAACGGTAGTGGGTCATAAGGACTATGGATCTTTTCTGATCAGCATTAGTGACGTTACACAGGCTCGATAGTAGTTCTAAGATCGTACCTCGCACTGATACAGGGTTTTCCCCATTCAGCTTTGAAACAAGGGTTAGAAGTACTACACCCAGCAATACTACGTAGAGTATAAAAAAATGCCATATGTACCGGCGCCAAATCTCCATGTAAGGGCTTAATGATTGCCTGAAGGCGTCCAAGAGCGCGCCCATTGTTCCACCGCGGGTCATGGATGTCCGTGAGAAAAAGAGATCAACCGCTAGTGCCCTGAGCGGAGTTCAAATCAAGATACTGTGGGGCTAACGGTTGGAACAGGAGTTCTTCAGAAAGCACTCCGTAAAGAACATAGTATATGTTGCTTAAACTATGATTACTGAGTATCAGTGATTATGCTCTTTCCCTCTGAATTTGAGGTATGggtaaaaatatagatatcatGAATGTTGGCTTTTGGTGAAGCAGAACACGTAATGTGGCCAATGATAGCCCCTTGATATTTTTAGACGGGAGGTCTCTGctttcaaaaaaaaaaaaatctccTCTTCCACGTGATGCCAGAGTCCttatgcctcaggcaccgAAAATCAGGGACCCTTACAATTTGGCACCAATAGGGAATGCTTCATACTACATCCAATTGTTGACTTCAGGGCTGATCACACCGCCCATTCTACCGTCTTCATCCGACTGATTCTAGCCGAGTCTAACGAATGGCCATGAGCAGGGGCTGCGTGACATGTAGAATTCAACAGCAGCTACTATCTACGTCCGGTCATTAGGGAGATAGGTATCCTCATTGGTGGTAAGGCTGCAATGATTATCAAATTCCATCCTATCGCAGGGATGAATGTTTACGAAGTCGATGGCAGCATGCCCCTTTCTACTTTTTACCTGTGGCTGTTCAGATTCTGGCTAGACCACTCCTGAGTAGGGTACTATGAGGCATTTTCCACTTTTTTAGTAATTACCCCTAGAACTATGTAAGAGATGTCGATTTTTGCGTCTTCACAGCGGACTCCTTCCTAAATCTTCCGTATCAGGAACCCTTCCGTACCCACTTCCCGACCCTACTGCAGAGCCTGGGCCGAAATGTGATAGAGCCTTGTTTTAGGAATAGTTGATGTTCCTAACTTACCCGATTTGTGGATCTCCACAATATAGAAGCCTGATAGTTCTAGCCATGGCCTTTTTACATGAATTGAAAGAATCAATATCCGTCAATTCTGAACATTGATCTGGTCGTGTGCAATGTTGCCTGGGTTCGTTGCAGCCGAGAATGTTGTCCATTTTCCAGGGGAGGATTAGCTCCCGGAAGAGATCCGTTGTGGCCCAGGCGTTTCGGATGCGGGGTACAGACGAAGGTAAGATAACAAAAGGAGCCTAGTGGTAGGGAGACGGTAGTGTACTATCGATTACCGGCATGTGTCCTTTGTAGGTATACACCGTCATTGGGTCGACACTGGTAAATTCTTGGCCGAAAAGCGCTTATCACTTGACGTCGCGTGGGAAATGACCAGGGCCGCCTGACCAGTACGTAGTGTCTCGGAAAATTTTGGGGGGAACTCGGAAGTTCCTAGGCGATCAGGTTTTCATGTGCTTTTTTCGTGGGTAATATTACTGTTACGCAGAGCCTCTCCCAGGAACTCATTCCTGGCATATGGGTCCGCGATAGATTTTGAATCCTGCAAAGTTCATACCCGATAATATCTGGAAAACGGGTAATATCGTCATGCTAGGGGCAAGTATTTCACTATGGTATTCAAACAAATTTTCACCTAGACAACTGCCTactttcctctccttctgAGCGAAAACCGCGGCAATATCTTCTGCCCACTTCGTGACGTTGGATTGAAAATCAGACAGAGGGACGACCTCTGATTGGTCTGTGACGGTTAGCCTCGGGAACCGAATGACTAACAGCATGCCTAAAGGAGGAAAGCGTCATTGAAATGATGAACGGGAACCCGAGACTTCAGCCGGGGTTTCGTCATGAGCACGTCTCTTTTGGCTAGGATGAAGTGATTATTGGTTTCTATTGATTGTTACCCTGAAGAGGGGCTAAAGATAGGCACTCTCTGGGGGCGATACTGCGCCACCTGGGCATTTCGACATTGTCGTTACTCTTCTAGAGCGTTTGCTTTCACCCATGTGGTCTCGAGCTCCCCCGGTCCGGCAGCAAAAGGTCTAGCCGAAAATGTTCTCCCCGCAATTTGGGTCTTGGCCGCTTGAACCAAACAAAATAGAACAAAAAGAGTAGACTGAGATCATTCAACGTCACCACTTTGCTGACTTTTCCCTCTGCCCGCATAAACCCTGGAGACTGATTGATCGAATTCTTTGTAGAAAAAGTAAATACAGAGGGAACATACTTTGGGGATTGTGTAATGGCAAACGAATGTAAGACATAAATAATTGGTAGGCAAGCTGTCGTTTGCAGCGGTACTTTCAGCCTGTCCTAAACATAGTTTGCATTCCTGCGCCTGGGCACCCACACCCACGCACTAAAACTCATTTACACCTGCATTTTGCTCCTGCATGAGACATTTCTTGACTGGATACCATCCGCGCGTTATCATCATCCAGAGACACACCCCTTTATTTTCATTCCGAAAATCGCATTTTCTTGCTTCTAGTTGGTGCACCCGACCGGTTTTCCCGGAACCACTTCGTGCCTACATCTGGGGTTCGGAACAAGTCGGAGAACCCACAAGAGGCATTTTACACACTCCAGAGTCCACGGTTACCAACGCTGCCTCAGCCCGGTCTTCAGCCCCGACATCTCCCGTCAAACTGTGGAGAAGCATATCGGAGTCGAAGACTGAAACGCCTTCTGGACTTACTTTGCTGTGATCATGGCTCCTGCTGAAAACATTAATATACCCCGTGCTTCCCCAGTAGAACCAGGTCCTCTCTACACAGATTTCTTCCAACAACAAGTCGCAAAGCAGCGCAACAATAACTATCACTCCACATCATTAAGAAACATGGTTGCCACATCTGTGAATCGCACTGCTCTGCACCCTGGTGGTGTCCAgtatgtctttccttttttcttcgttcACCATCCTATATCTTGACCAGGTCGGACCGGCCTACCTTAGGCCTCTGACCTCCCTCCACCCACTATTCTTTACTAGTATAGGAGTCGTGGCTAACATCCACCAACTAGGCCTGGCAAGGGTCACActgagctggaggaagagcttCACGAGCACGCTCACATTGATTACGAGCGTGTCGCTATTGTATGATGCCCGATTCAAGCTATACA contains the following coding sequences:
- a CDS encoding uncharacterized protein (of unknown function-domain containing protein) produces the protein MTRGGTMGALLDAFRQSLSPYMEIWRRYIWHFFILYVVLLGVVLLTLVSKLNGENPVSVREKIHSPYDPLPLTISKALVLAKVREENVSWVDDLQPQWIPYIYTADNEPGYFPVPENKGREGMAYLTHIIDNYDTLTDITVFMHASATQWHNDVGDTNSSNVLSMLRLDTVKQKGYVNLRCQHRPGCPTAVRPFDPELLSSSSIVYRNFTTIYTELFNTSIETVPKEIGGVCCGQFALTKERIHQRRREDYVRMRDWAFSTSLDNFTVGSVFEMLWHMVFLEDPVSCPDTQQCYCELYDLCNE